The Streptomyces sp. NBC_01353 genome contains a region encoding:
- a CDS encoding HNH endonuclease — MRDTLVLNASFEPLSTVTLNRAVVLVLQDKAVVEQEHPDLRMRAAAVDIPVPRVIRLCRYVRVPFRRQAPWSRRGVLVRDQHRCAYCGRRATTVDHVVPRAQGGGDSWLNTVASCAEDNHRKADRTPEQAGMPLLHEPFVPTPADAMLLAMRAGERSELPQWLANSAA, encoded by the coding sequence ATGCGGGACACGCTGGTTCTCAACGCGAGCTTCGAGCCGCTTTCGACGGTCACACTCAACCGTGCGGTGGTGCTTGTCCTGCAGGACAAGGCCGTCGTGGAGCAGGAGCATCCCGATCTTCGTATGCGTGCCGCCGCCGTCGACATACCGGTGCCTCGGGTGATCAGGCTCTGCCGCTACGTACGGGTGCCGTTCCGAAGACAGGCTCCGTGGTCGAGGCGGGGGGTGCTGGTCCGGGACCAGCACCGGTGCGCGTACTGCGGGAGGCGCGCGACGACCGTGGACCATGTGGTGCCGCGGGCGCAGGGTGGTGGGGACAGCTGGCTGAACACGGTGGCGTCCTGCGCCGAGGACAATCACCGCAAAGCGGACCGGACTCCGGAGCAGGCGGGGATGCCGCTGCTGCACGAGCCGTTCGTGCCGACGCCGGCGGACGCGATGCTGCTGGCGATGCGGGCCGGTGAGAGGTCCGAGCTGCCGCAGTGGCTGGCCAATTCGGCGGCGTGA
- a CDS encoding YbhB/YbcL family Raf kinase inhibitor-like protein, producing MAEGKRAPLPHDFHPQVPAFTVVSDDIVAGGVLKDAQVYAAGNISPQLSWEGFPAETKSFAVTCFDPDAPTGSGFWHWVLFDIPASVTELPAGAGTGSFAGLPAGAVQARNDYGSRDFGGAAPPAGENHRYVFTVYAVDTEKLGPDADTSPAAVGFNLRFHTLGRAQLIAEYTGPARS from the coding sequence GTGGCCGAGGGGAAGAGGGCGCCGCTCCCTCACGACTTCCATCCGCAGGTGCCGGCGTTCACCGTGGTGAGCGACGACATCGTGGCGGGTGGTGTGCTGAAGGACGCGCAGGTGTACGCGGCGGGGAACATCTCGCCCCAGCTGAGCTGGGAGGGATTCCCTGCGGAGACGAAGAGCTTCGCCGTCACCTGCTTCGACCCGGACGCGCCGACGGGCAGCGGTTTCTGGCACTGGGTGCTGTTCGACATCCCGGCGTCGGTGACCGAGCTGCCGGCGGGCGCGGGCACGGGGTCGTTCGCGGGGCTGCCGGCCGGTGCCGTGCAGGCGCGTAACGACTACGGGTCCAGGGACTTCGGCGGTGCCGCTCCCCCGGCCGGTGAGAACCACCGCTACGTCTTCACCGTGTACGCGGTGGACACGGAGAAGCTCGGCCCGGACGCGGACACCTCGCCGGCGGCCGTCGGGTTCAACCTGCGGTTCCACACGCTGGGGCGCGCGCAGTTGATCGCCGAGTACACCGGTCCCGCGCGCAGCTGA
- a CDS encoding sporulation protein yields MGFKKLLASLGAGGASVETVLTEENVVPGGVVQGEVRIQGGSVDQQIEGLSVGLQARVEVEGADQETKQDIEFVKVRLGGAFTVQAGAVHVVPFGLEIPWETPVTTIAGQQLRGMNIGVTTELEIARAVDSGDLDPINVHPLPAQQAILDAFLQLGFRFKTADMERGHIRGTRQKLPFYQEIEFFPPQQYRGLNQVEVSFVADDREMDVVLEMDKKPGLFSEGSDSFRAFKVGLQDFHSTDWAAYLNQWLADVGGKRNWL; encoded by the coding sequence ATGGGGTTCAAGAAGCTGCTCGCGAGCCTGGGTGCCGGGGGCGCGTCCGTCGAGACGGTGCTCACCGAGGAGAACGTCGTCCCTGGTGGCGTCGTGCAGGGTGAGGTGCGGATCCAGGGCGGTTCGGTCGACCAGCAGATCGAGGGGCTGTCCGTAGGACTGCAGGCCCGGGTCGAGGTCGAGGGCGCGGACCAGGAGACCAAGCAGGACATCGAGTTCGTCAAGGTCCGGCTCGGCGGCGCCTTCACGGTGCAGGCCGGTGCGGTGCATGTGGTGCCGTTCGGTCTCGAGATTCCGTGGGAGACGCCGGTCACGACGATCGCGGGGCAGCAGCTGCGCGGCATGAACATCGGTGTGACCACCGAGCTCGAGATCGCCCGTGCGGTGGACTCCGGCGACCTGGACCCGATCAACGTCCACCCGCTGCCGGCGCAGCAGGCGATCCTGGACGCCTTCCTCCAGCTGGGCTTCCGCTTCAAGACCGCGGACATGGAGCGCGGGCACATCCGCGGGACCCGGCAGAAGCTGCCGTTCTACCAGGAGATCGAGTTCTTCCCGCCGCAGCAGTACCGCGGTCTGAACCAGGTCGAGGTCAGCTTCGTCGCGGACGACCGTGAGATGGACGTCGTCCTGGAGATGGACAAGAAGCCGGGGCTGTTCAGCGAGGGCAGCGACTCGTTCCGCGCGTTCAAGGTCGGTCTGCAGGACTTCCACTCGACCGACTGGGCTGCTTACCTCAACCAGTGGCTCGCCGACGTCGGTGGCAAGCGCAACTGGCTCTAG
- a CDS encoding DNA-3-methyladenine glycosylase: protein MSESPDRTPLPRTFFDRPVLEVAPDLLGRTLVRNSNAGRIELRLTEVEAYAGAIDPGSHAFRGRTARNAVMFGPPGHAYVYFTYGMWHCLNLVCGPEGHASGVLLRAGEIIVGADQARTRRLSARYDTELAKGPARLATALDVALALNGTDTCAGPDSPLSLLTGTPPPAEQVRSGPRTGVGGDGAPHPWRFWIDAEPTVSPYRAHVPRKRTS from the coding sequence ATGAGCGAGAGCCCCGACCGTACGCCGCTCCCGCGGACCTTCTTCGACCGCCCCGTCCTGGAGGTCGCCCCCGATCTGCTCGGCCGCACCCTCGTACGGAACTCGAACGCCGGCCGCATCGAACTCCGCCTCACCGAGGTGGAGGCGTACGCCGGCGCGATCGACCCCGGCTCCCACGCCTTCCGCGGCCGCACCGCCCGCAACGCCGTCATGTTCGGCCCACCCGGACACGCGTACGTCTACTTCACCTACGGAATGTGGCACTGCCTCAATCTGGTGTGCGGTCCGGAGGGCCACGCGAGCGGAGTCCTGCTGCGCGCGGGGGAGATCATCGTGGGCGCGGACCAGGCGCGGACCCGTCGACTCTCGGCCCGCTACGACACGGAACTGGCCAAAGGCCCGGCCCGGCTGGCCACGGCCCTCGACGTGGCCCTCGCCCTGAACGGCACCGACACCTGCGCCGGCCCGGACTCCCCCTTGTCCCTCCTTACAGGCACCCCACCCCCGGCCGAGCAGGTTCGCAGCGGCCCGCGCACGGGAGTGGGCGGCGACGGAGCACCGCACCCCTGGCGCTTCTGGATCGACGCCGAACCGACGGTGAGCCCGTACCGCGCCCATGTGCCCCGCAAGAGGACCTCTTGA